The following proteins come from a genomic window of Ursus arctos isolate Adak ecotype North America unplaced genomic scaffold, UrsArc2.0 scaffold_12, whole genome shotgun sequence:
- the ENSA gene encoding alpha-endosulfine, protein MSQKQEEENPAEETGEEKQDTQEKEGILPERAEEAKLKAKYPSLGQKPGGSDFLMKRLQKGQKYFDSGDYNMAKAKMKNKQLPSAGPDKNLVTGDHIPTPQDLPQRKSSLVTSKLAGGQVE, encoded by the exons ATGTCCCAGAAACAAGAAGAAGAGAACCCTGCGGAGGAGACCGGCGAGGAGAAGCAG GACACACAGGAGAAAGAAGGTATTCTCCCTGAGAGAGCTGAGGAGGCAAAGCTAAAGGCCAAATATCCAAGCCTAGGACAAAAGCCTGGAGGCTCCGACTTCCTCATGAAGAGACTCCAGAAGGGG CAAAAGTACTTTGACTCAGGAGACTACAACATGGCCAAAGCCAAGATGAAGAATAAGCAGCTGCCAAGTGCAGGACCAGACAAGAACCTGGTGACTGGTGACCACATCCCCACCCCACAGGATCTGCCCCAGAGAAAGTCCTCGCTCGTCACCAGCAAGCTTGCGGG TGGCCAAGTTGAATGA